Proteins from a single region of Desulfolutivibrio sulfoxidireducens:
- a CDS encoding ImmA/IrrE family metallo-endopeptidase has protein sequence MMHIFGSRDLFAIEFELIPDPDAGKGALPEEEKSWGKLKIWADNFNICQHTYDFATKDEVTWYLYPVLEWLSKNWYPILYEEQPPFPVEKSVARAMFFEASKQVFGIMDDEKGEAWYRWGQRHSFRSCSNGGIFPDLFIRAISDAVEFSWGNAAIPGMPEGFYFNAPFGSAVVKRDVVQKVLIDFSDNLIKELSIRCPSSERLLDLQRSIDINKDTDRTEQVHWMIPALRAKGETENIVFMVVKKFINEISDAFIPAPVLMFGSLSPEVNDHDVEIINRYLAVDEQIVDNFLNFCTIESSTGQKPYEAGYDLAQEFSEVFFLKYDIKATPEAVVEKMGLQVIEENFSDPNLRGIALAGKNVTPKIFINVSNTNNQSENGKRFAISHEICHLLCDRQYGQEVGISSGPWAPLGVEQRANAFAAMLLMPIEVIEEKLQTITTSLEFGDILNMSSDLRVSIKALIEHLFNIGVLDYSERDSFREENQRHHSNL, from the coding sequence ATGATGCACATATTTGGTTCACGCGATTTGTTTGCAATTGAATTTGAATTAATACCTGATCCTGATGCAGGCAAAGGAGCTTTGCCTGAAGAAGAGAAATCTTGGGGTAAGCTCAAAATTTGGGCTGATAATTTTAACATATGTCAACATACCTATGATTTTGCCACGAAGGATGAAGTGACATGGTATCTATACCCTGTTTTAGAATGGCTTTCAAAAAATTGGTATCCTATTTTGTATGAAGAACAGCCGCCATTTCCAGTTGAGAAATCAGTTGCACGGGCGATGTTTTTTGAAGCTTCAAAACAAGTTTTTGGTATCATGGATGATGAGAAGGGTGAAGCATGGTACAGATGGGGACAACGTCATTCATTTCGTTCTTGTAGTAATGGAGGGATTTTCCCAGACCTTTTCATTAGAGCAATCAGTGATGCTGTAGAATTTTCATGGGGAAACGCAGCAATTCCCGGAATGCCTGAAGGGTTCTATTTTAATGCTCCATTTGGATCTGCCGTTGTAAAACGCGATGTTGTCCAAAAAGTATTGATAGATTTTTCCGACAATCTAATAAAGGAATTAAGCATCAGGTGCCCCTCTTCAGAAAGACTACTTGATCTACAGCGATCTATTGATATTAACAAAGACACTGACCGCACAGAGCAGGTTCATTGGATGATCCCCGCACTAAGGGCGAAAGGGGAGACTGAGAACATAGTATTTATGGTAGTCAAAAAGTTTATTAATGAAATTAGCGACGCATTTATCCCTGCCCCAGTATTGATGTTTGGAAGCTTGTCGCCCGAAGTAAATGATCATGATGTAGAAATAATCAATAGATATTTAGCAGTCGACGAACAAATTGTCGATAATTTTTTAAATTTTTGCACGATTGAGAGTTCTACAGGTCAAAAACCCTATGAAGCTGGATATGATCTGGCGCAAGAATTCTCAGAAGTATTTTTCCTTAAATATGACATTAAAGCTACCCCTGAGGCTGTAGTCGAAAAAATGGGTTTACAAGTAATAGAAGAGAATTTTAGTGATCCTAACTTGCGTGGAATTGCACTAGCAGGCAAGAATGTTACGCCGAAAATTTTTATAAACGTGAGCAATACAAATAACCAATCTGAAAATGGGAAACGGTTTGCTATTTCCCATGAAATTTGCCATTTACTCTGCGACAGACAATACGGACAAGAGGTTGGCATTTCAAGTGGGCCATGGGCACCTCTTGGGGTAGAACAGCGTGCCAATGCTTTTGCTGCAATGCTACTAATGCCGATTGAGGTTATTGAAGAAAAATTACAAACAATAACAACATCTCTAGAGTTTGGAGACATACTAAATATGTCTTCTGATCTTCGCGTTAGTATTAAGGCGTTGATAGAGCATCTTTTTAATATAGGTGTGTTAGATTATTCAGAACGCGATTCATTTAGAGAAGAAAACCAACGTCATCATTCAAATCTATAA
- the mazG gene encoding nucleoside triphosphate pyrophosphohydrolase produces the protein MKNHTALQSLLEVIDALLAPGGCPWDQAQTPETLCDYIIEESFELVDCIRSGDAPGALEEIGDVLFLLFFTARLYEKKGDFDLAGVFESAAAKMIRRHPHVFDTLKIKDREELLRNWERIKRAEKPAGKGLYDSLPKGLPPLFKAYRIHSKAARVGFTWETDADMKGALEKERLEFELAVAQGREERMAEEFGDYLFSLVEYGRRLGLKASACLDGANKKFLTRFRGMEALAKARGLDVSTLTLAEWNALWDEVKSS, from the coding sequence ATGAAAAACCACACCGCCCTGCAATCGCTGCTTGAGGTCATCGACGCCCTGCTCGCCCCCGGGGGCTGCCCCTGGGACCAGGCCCAGACCCCCGAGACCCTGTGCGACTACATCATCGAGGAATCCTTCGAACTCGTGGACTGCATCCGTTCCGGCGACGCCCCGGGGGCGCTTGAAGAAATCGGGGACGTCCTGTTCCTGCTTTTTTTCACCGCCCGGCTCTACGAGAAAAAGGGCGACTTCGACCTGGCCGGGGTTTTCGAGTCCGCGGCCGCGAAAATGATCCGCCGCCATCCCCACGTCTTCGACACCCTCAAGATCAAGGACCGCGAGGAGCTTTTGCGCAACTGGGAGCGCATCAAGCGGGCCGAGAAGCCGGCCGGCAAGGGCCTGTACGACAGCCTGCCCAAGGGGTTGCCGCCGCTTTTCAAGGCCTACCGCATCCACTCCAAGGCCGCCCGGGTGGGGTTCACCTGGGAGACGGACGCGGACATGAAGGGGGCGCTTGAGAAGGAGCGGCTGGAATTCGAGCTGGCCGTGGCCCAGGGCCGCGAGGAGCGCATGGCCGAGGAGTTCGGGGACTACCTGTTTTCGCTTGTGGAATACGGCCGCCGGCTGGGGCTGAAGGCCAGCGCCTGCCTGGACGGGGCCAACAAGAAGTTTCTGACCCGCTTCCGGGGCATGGAGGCCCTGGCCAAGGCCCGGGGCCTGGATGTTTCCACGCTGACGCTGGCCGAGTGGAACGCCCTGTGGGATGAGGTGAAGAGTAGCTGA
- a CDS encoding CvpA family protein — protein sequence MNIADLVLLLAWGFFFLRGYMRGLVKEVGSLAALIVGFYAAANYHQEVTPYLSGHISGNYAQIAAYLLVFTASLLAVWFLVLGLSKLVSITMTQWADKLFGGAFGLAKGVLLAAVVFFFMTTLGHRPDFLKSSRLAPFVEKAGDLVSGYVPPDIKSKLQTAAEEVPKAMEAAKTPAATKIPAAVKKQNQTPPKKP from the coding sequence ATGAATATCGCCGACCTGGTCCTGCTGCTGGCGTGGGGATTTTTCTTCCTGCGCGGCTACATGCGCGGACTGGTCAAGGAGGTCGGATCCCTGGCTGCCCTGATCGTCGGCTTCTACGCGGCGGCCAACTACCACCAGGAGGTCACGCCGTATCTCTCCGGCCACATCTCCGGCAACTACGCCCAGATCGCCGCCTACCTTCTGGTCTTCACCGCCTCCCTGCTCGCGGTCTGGTTCCTCGTGCTGGGGCTTTCCAAGCTGGTCTCGATCACCATGACCCAGTGGGCGGACAAGCTCTTCGGCGGGGCCTTCGGCCTGGCCAAGGGCGTGCTGCTGGCCGCCGTGGTCTTTTTTTTCATGACCACCCTGGGGCATCGGCCCGATTTCCTGAAATCCTCGCGCCTGGCCCCCTTTGTGGAAAAGGCCGGCGACCTCGTGTCCGGCTACGTGCCCCCGGACATCAAATCCAAGCTGCAGACCGCCGCCGAGGAGGTGCCCAAGGCCATGGAGGCGGCCAAAACCCCGGCGGCGACCAAGATTCCGGCCGCCGTCAAAAAACAGAACCAAACTCCTCCGAAAAAGCCATGA
- a CDS encoding AAA family ATPase, with translation MSTSFLPRDIHAYLAAKVLGQAGVLRLISVSLYKHIHGLKAGNVLFIGNSGTGKTTVMRAISQFYEDHEELSAFRTMIIINANTLAPEVEGEDRATRLFRRIEARVRALYGAELTAARIKEAMENATVCVDEVDKISARMSGKANVEGITTQYALLTLLEGEDILYRTTVRDEEGRMVETDIPIDTSKLLFICGGAFEELYDQVYTLLVNRRDDRRLKETSEVDRQPDGTVKVRTVVRFRLKDYLRLSDLFTYGMMPQFVSRFSTLAIFEELGRDELKKIMLTADDSPLRASRDYFRHMGVTLRLTDKALDQIAEHAMKNTRIGARALREIYTGLIADYEFDPSISPKLARTEKGQVLTIDQEAVADYLGGVE, from the coding sequence ATGTCCACGAGTTTTCTGCCCCGCGACATCCATGCCTACCTGGCGGCCAAGGTGCTGGGCCAGGCCGGGGTGCTCAGGCTCATCAGCGTTTCCCTTTATAAGCACATCCATGGGCTCAAGGCCGGCAACGTGCTGTTCATCGGCAACAGCGGCACGGGCAAGACCACGGTCATGCGGGCCATCAGCCAGTTCTACGAGGATCACGAGGAACTTTCGGCCTTCCGGACCATGATCATCATCAACGCCAACACCCTGGCCCCGGAGGTGGAGGGCGAGGACCGGGCCACGCGGCTCTTCCGGCGCATCGAGGCCCGGGTGCGGGCCTTGTACGGGGCCGAACTCACGGCGGCGCGGATCAAGGAGGCCATGGAGAACGCCACGGTGTGCGTGGACGAGGTGGACAAGATTTCCGCCCGGATGTCCGGCAAGGCCAACGTGGAGGGCATCACCACCCAGTACGCCCTTTTGACCCTGCTCGAGGGCGAGGACATCCTGTATCGGACCACGGTGCGCGACGAGGAAGGCCGCATGGTCGAGACGGACATCCCCATCGACACCTCGAAGCTGTTATTTATCTGCGGCGGGGCCTTCGAGGAACTCTACGACCAGGTCTACACCCTTCTGGTCAACCGTCGGGATGATCGGCGTCTCAAGGAGACCTCCGAGGTGGACCGCCAGCCCGACGGCACGGTCAAGGTGCGCACTGTGGTCCGGTTCCGGCTCAAGGACTACCTGCGCCTGTCGGACCTTTTTACCTACGGCATGATGCCCCAGTTCGTGTCGCGTTTCAGCACCCTGGCCATCTTCGAGGAGCTTGGCCGGGACGAGCTCAAAAAAATCATGCTCACGGCCGACGATTCGCCGCTTCGGGCCTCGCGGGACTATTTCCGGCACATGGGCGTGACCTTGCGGCTCACGGACAAGGCCCTGGACCAGATCGCCGAGCACGCCATGAAAAACACCCGCATCGGCGCGCGCGCCCTGCGGGAGATCTATACCGGCCTTATCGCCGACTACGAGTTCGACCCCTCGATCTCCCCGAAACTCGCCCGGACCGAAAAAGGCCAGGTGCTGACCATCGACCAGGAGGCCGTGGCCGACTACCTGGGCGGTGTGGAGTAA
- a CDS encoding amino acid ABC transporter permease produces MPEKTPEPAAFAASDASSGVKKRLGRAALPRSAVRIILLAALAAALWYVLSGIRYHWDWGAVWAYREIFAWGLVTTVAVSAGAMVLGLAIGVLSGLASVSRGVWLSELAGLYVGAFRGTPLLVQILIFYFCVGVVVRLDSPYVIGAVTLAFFSGAYISEMVRAGIESVDRGQWEAAAGTGLSRSLTLRHVILPQALRRIVPPVTGQFVSLIKDSSLLSIIAVRELTKAAEVVNATTYKTFETYLPLAGLYLLLTWPLARLTRRLERGIQPEGQIIRHL; encoded by the coding sequence ATGCCGGAAAAGACCCCGGAACCGGCCGCGTTCGCGGCTTCGGACGCATCATCCGGGGTGAAAAAGCGGCTGGGCCGGGCGGCCTTGCCGCGATCGGCGGTGCGGATCATTCTCCTTGCGGCCCTGGCCGCCGCGCTGTGGTACGTGCTTTCGGGCATCCGCTACCACTGGGACTGGGGCGCGGTGTGGGCCTACCGCGAGATCTTCGCGTGGGGCCTTGTGACCACGGTGGCGGTGTCCGCCGGGGCCATGGTTCTGGGACTGGCCATCGGGGTTCTGTCCGGTCTGGCCTCGGTGTCGCGCGGGGTGTGGCTTTCCGAGCTGGCGGGCCTGTACGTGGGCGCCTTTCGGGGAACGCCGCTTCTGGTGCAGATCCTGATTTTCTATTTCTGCGTGGGGGTGGTGGTGCGCCTGGACAGTCCCTACGTCATCGGGGCCGTGACCCTGGCCTTTTTTTCCGGGGCCTACATCTCGGAGATGGTCCGGGCCGGGATCGAGTCCGTGGACCGGGGGCAGTGGGAGGCGGCGGCCGGCACGGGGCTTTCCCGGTCGTTGACCCTGCGGCACGTGATTCTGCCCCAGGCCCTGCGGCGCATCGTGCCCCCGGTGACCGGGCAGTTCGTGTCGCTGATCAAGGATTCGTCGCTTCTGTCCATCATCGCCGTGCGGGAATTGACCAAGGCCGCCGAGGTGGTCAACGCCACCACCTACAAGACCTTCGAGACCTATCTGCCCCTGGCCGGGTTGTACCTGCTTCTGACCTGGCCGCTGGCGCGCTTGACCCGTCGTCTGGAACGGGGGATACAACCCGAAGGCCAGATCATCCGGCATCTTTGA
- a CDS encoding glutaredoxin family protein, which produces MAPSVKVFALSTCIHCRQAKQFLDDKNVVYECVHVDLLTGDDRKQAIEEVRRFNPSLSFPTIVIGDAVIVGFRKDEILTALEG; this is translated from the coding sequence ATGGCCCCGAGCGTCAAGGTCTTTGCCCTGTCCACCTGCATCCACTGCAGGCAGGCCAAGCAGTTTCTCGATGACAAGAACGTGGTCTACGAATGCGTGCACGTGGATCTTTTGACCGGCGACGACCGCAAACAGGCCATCGAGGAGGTCAGGAGGTTCAACCCGTCCCTGTCGTTTCCGACCATCGTCATCGGCGACGCGGTTATTGTCGGCTTTCGCAAGGATGAGATCCTCACCGCCCTGGAGGGTTGA
- a CDS encoding ferredoxin-thioredoxin reductase catalytic domain-containing protein: MCPESEIHAPEVEKLHAQLKTFQESKGYFFNDDMDITMALLESLLINKKRLGYMACPCRLASGNYEADKDILCPCVYREPDVKEYGACFCGLYVSREWLDGTMPRRTVPERRPPEKVLAGLGL, translated from the coding sequence ATGTGCCCCGAGTCCGAGATCCACGCGCCCGAGGTCGAAAAGCTGCATGCGCAGCTCAAGACATTCCAGGAGTCCAAGGGATATTTCTTCAACGACGACATGGACATAACCATGGCCCTTCTGGAAAGCCTCCTGATCAACAAAAAGCGCCTGGGATACATGGCCTGTCCCTGCCGGCTGGCCTCGGGGAACTACGAGGCCGACAAGGACATCCTGTGTCCGTGCGTGTACCGGGAGCCGGATGTGAAGGAGTATGGGGCGTGTTTCTGCGGCCTGTACGTGTCCCGGGAGTGGCTTGACGGGACCATGCCGCGCCGGACCGTGCCCGAAAGACGACCGCCGGAAAAGGTGCTGGCCGGGCTTGGGCTGTAG
- a CDS encoding sigma-54-dependent transcriptional regulator, which translates to MSEKMMEKRALVVDDEPGHRLMVRAVLTDAGWAVDETPSAEKALEKLRRAKPDGLPDVVLLDMRLPGMDGMEALEAITRLETGGESMPVVLLTAYGSVGSAVTAMKHGAFDYLTKPADNDELTAVMDKAWGYARLLRENKSLRLRVGAGGPRLIGESPNMRALKELIAQVGPSEATVLILGESGTGKELAAEALHEASPRAANPLIRVNCAALPGELLESELFGHVRGAFTGALRDKPGRFVLADGGTLFLDEIGEMPQNLQAKLLRVLQDGVVEPVGGETPIHVDTRIITATNRDLAAEAKFGRFREDLYYRLNVLEMRMPPLRDRLDDLPLLVGHLLRKLGEKNRKAVRGVSPAFLERLSAYSWPGNVRELENVLERALILSRSDTLGPEVLPPHFPGGSQATQEVPVPEAAAAPDGGPMNFDAAEKATIERALAAHGGHRERTADALGISRRTLQYKLRKYGLARR; encoded by the coding sequence ATGAGCGAAAAAATGATGGAAAAACGGGCATTGGTGGTGGATGACGAACCGGGGCATCGGCTCATGGTCCGGGCGGTGCTCACCGATGCCGGGTGGGCCGTGGACGAGACGCCAAGCGCCGAAAAGGCCCTGGAGAAGCTGCGCCGGGCCAAGCCCGACGGCCTGCCCGACGTGGTGCTCCTGGACATGCGCCTGCCCGGCATGGACGGCATGGAGGCCCTGGAGGCCATCACCCGTCTGGAGACCGGAGGGGAATCCATGCCCGTGGTGCTTTTGACGGCGTATGGCAGCGTGGGTTCGGCGGTGACCGCCATGAAGCACGGGGCCTTCGACTACCTGACCAAGCCCGCGGACAACGACGAACTCACGGCGGTCATGGACAAGGCCTGGGGGTATGCCAGGCTTTTGCGGGAGAACAAGTCCCTGCGGCTGCGGGTGGGCGCGGGCGGTCCCCGGCTCATCGGCGAGAGCCCGAACATGCGGGCGCTGAAGGAACTGATCGCCCAGGTGGGGCCAAGCGAGGCCACGGTGCTTATCCTGGGCGAATCGGGCACGGGCAAGGAACTGGCCGCCGAGGCCCTGCACGAGGCCAGTCCCCGGGCCGCGAACCCCCTTATCCGGGTCAACTGCGCGGCGCTTCCGGGCGAGCTTTTGGAAAGCGAGCTCTTCGGCCATGTCCGGGGGGCCTTTACCGGGGCCTTGCGGGACAAGCCCGGCCGGTTCGTTCTGGCCGACGGGGGCACGCTTTTTCTGGACGAGATCGGGGAGATGCCCCAGAACCTGCAGGCCAAGCTTCTGCGCGTGCTGCAGGACGGGGTGGTGGAGCCGGTGGGCGGGGAGACGCCCATCCACGTGGACACCCGCATCATCACCGCCACCAACCGGGACCTGGCCGCCGAGGCCAAGTTCGGGCGGTTTCGGGAGGATTTGTACTACCGCCTGAACGTCCTGGAGATGCGCATGCCCCCCTTGCGCGATCGCCTGGACGATTTGCCGCTTCTGGTGGGCCATCTGCTGCGCAAACTCGGGGAGAAGAACCGCAAGGCGGTGCGCGGGGTGTCCCCGGCCTTTCTGGAGCGGCTTTCGGCCTATTCCTGGCCGGGCAACGTGCGGGAGCTTGAAAACGTGCTGGAGCGGGCGCTTATCCTGAGCCGCTCGGACACGCTTGGGCCGGAGGTGCTGCCGCCGCATTTCCCCGGGGGGAGCCAGGCCACGCAAGAGGTCCCGGTCCCGGAGGCGGCGGCCGCGCCGGACGGGGGGCCCATGAACTTCGACGCCGCCGAAAAGGCGACCATCGAGCGGGCCCTGGCGGCCCACGGCGGCCACCGGGAACGCACGGCCGACGCCCTGGGCATCAGCCGGCGCACCCTGCAATACAAGCTGCGCAAGTACGGACTGGCCCGGAGGTAG